A DNA window from Thalassospiraceae bacterium LMO-JJ14 contains the following coding sequences:
- a CDS encoding alpha/beta hydrolase, which produces MGVSQAMNELSVAGTLHTERWREGKVAWRVWGKGPAVVLIHGGFGSWTHWIRTIPSLSKDRCVLVPDMPGFGDSDDFSMEDAAEEISEALKDGLGKLVDLRKGIDVVGFSFGTVIAGTLASMLVESDPNVLRSLSLIAPAGLGIHVRNYPNLRGMSPGMTVDEVRDMHRHNLGVVMIADPARITDETIDLQIANTARKRRTAKPYSRSDRLLGYCRKLPLAHVDVIMGEEDAYVRQNQPEYGEALKTLHPGLRIHKIAGGGHWVMYECPEAFNQIIQSCLEDVGT; this is translated from the coding sequence ATGGGCGTCTCCCAAGCGATGAATGAGCTTTCTGTGGCGGGGACTCTCCATACAGAGCGCTGGCGTGAAGGGAAAGTCGCATGGCGGGTGTGGGGCAAAGGACCTGCGGTCGTGCTCATACATGGTGGTTTCGGTTCATGGACTCACTGGATACGCACCATTCCGTCGTTGTCGAAGGACCGGTGCGTGCTGGTTCCCGATATGCCAGGGTTCGGAGACTCCGATGATTTTTCGATGGAAGATGCCGCCGAGGAAATCTCTGAGGCACTAAAGGACGGGTTGGGGAAACTCGTGGATCTGCGCAAGGGGATAGATGTCGTCGGTTTCTCGTTCGGCACGGTTATCGCGGGAACCCTGGCCAGTATGCTGGTTGAATCAGACCCCAACGTTCTCCGCTCGCTGAGCCTGATCGCGCCGGCGGGGCTCGGCATTCACGTCAGAAATTACCCCAATCTCCGCGGGATGTCGCCGGGTATGACGGTGGACGAAGTTCGCGATATGCACCGTCACAACCTTGGGGTTGTGATGATCGCAGATCCGGCCCGAATTACCGATGAAACGATAGATTTGCAGATTGCCAATACGGCCAGAAAACGCCGGACCGCAAAGCCGTATTCCAGGTCCGACCGCTTACTCGGATATTGTCGGAAACTGCCCCTGGCGCATGTTGACGTGATCATGGGCGAGGAGGATGCATACGTGCGCCAGAACCAACCGGAGTATGGCGAAGCCCTCAAAACGCTGCATCCGGGATTGCGCATTCACAAGATTGCGGGGGGCGGCCATTGGGTCATGTATGAGTGTCCTGAAGCGTTCAATCAAATCATTCAAAGTTGTCTGGAAGATGTAGGGACATGA
- a CDS encoding biotin carboxylase N-terminal domain-containing protein, which produces MKKILVANRGEIACRIFETCKKMGLQTVAVYSEADANALHVQRADEAVLIGPSPAQQSYLNVDAILAAVESTNADAVHPGYGFLSENTAFAKRIMDVGKNWIGPSPETIKLMGDKERARNIAAAADVPVLPASEPFDENNVAAIVQAAEDIGYPLLVKAAGGGGGIGMRRVDAPEKLEAALLATQNQAARSFGDGKVYLEKFIEKARHVEVQVFGLGDGRATTFSTRDCSVQRRFQKIIEEAPAPFLPAEMVEAICAAALSLAQTQKYASAGTVEFVVDTETDTFFFLEMNTRLQVEHGVSELVLGIDIVEKQLRLAAGETSDELLEARALQGHAIEVRVCAEKPEKGFLPQPGSLDTLVWPSDMEGIRIDTGVQQGDSVTPFYDPMIAKIMSTGADRTQAADRLVRALRDVRIEGVSTNLAFLINALEHPDFREGNITTAFVEHHLSDLIGT; this is translated from the coding sequence ATGAAAAAAATACTGGTCGCCAACCGGGGTGAAATCGCCTGCCGAATTTTTGAAACGTGCAAAAAAATGGGATTGCAAACAGTCGCCGTTTATTCCGAAGCCGATGCCAATGCACTTCACGTTCAGCGCGCCGATGAAGCCGTTCTGATCGGCCCGTCACCGGCGCAGCAAAGCTATCTGAACGTCGATGCAATTCTGGCGGCGGTGGAGAGCACGAACGCGGATGCGGTCCACCCGGGATATGGATTCCTGTCAGAGAACACGGCTTTCGCGAAGCGCATCATGGATGTTGGAAAGAACTGGATCGGCCCGTCGCCGGAGACCATAAAGCTCATGGGAGACAAGGAACGGGCGCGGAATATCGCTGCTGCGGCCGATGTGCCTGTTCTGCCGGCCAGTGAGCCGTTTGACGAGAACAACGTCGCGGCGATTGTGCAGGCGGCGGAAGATATCGGCTATCCGTTGCTGGTGAAGGCTGCTGGCGGTGGCGGTGGCATCGGCATGCGGCGTGTGGATGCACCGGAAAAGCTTGAGGCCGCGCTGCTTGCGACGCAAAACCAGGCGGCCCGCTCCTTCGGGGACGGTAAGGTCTATCTGGAGAAGTTCATAGAAAAAGCCCGCCATGTGGAAGTGCAGGTTTTTGGACTGGGTGACGGCCGCGCGACAACCTTTTCTACGCGCGATTGTTCCGTGCAACGACGTTTCCAGAAAATTATCGAGGAAGCGCCGGCGCCGTTCCTGCCCGCCGAAATGGTGGAGGCTATTTGCGCGGCGGCGTTGTCGCTTGCGCAAACACAGAAGTACGCCAGTGCCGGGACCGTTGAATTCGTTGTCGATACGGAAACCGATACCTTCTTCTTCCTTGAAATGAACACCCGCCTTCAAGTGGAACATGGGGTCAGTGAGCTTGTTCTCGGTATCGATATTGTTGAAAAGCAACTTCGTCTTGCCGCCGGCGAGACGTCTGATGAACTTCTGGAAGCACGCGCGCTGCAAGGCCATGCGATCGAGGTGCGTGTTTGCGCGGAGAAACCCGAGAAGGGGTTCCTGCCACAACCAGGCAGCCTGGACACGCTCGTCTGGCCGAGCGATATGGAAGGCATTCGCATCGATACTGGGGTGCAGCAAGGCGACAGCGTCACGCCTTTTTACGATCCCATGATTGCAAAAATCATGTCGACCGGCGCGGATCGCACGCAGGCCGCCGACCGTTTGGTTCGCGCCCTGCGGGACGTCCGGATCGAGGGCGTCTCGACCAACCTTGCGTTTCTGATCAACGCGCTTGAGCATCCGGATTTTCGCGAAGGCAATATTACAACGGCGTTCGTAGAGCATCATTTGAGCGATTTAATCGGCACCTGA
- a CDS encoding biotin transporter BioY, which translates to MSLYTHIRREHAGNIFFEIAIAFVLTLLIALAAKISVPFYPVPMTMQTAAILGISLIVGMKRAAFVIGLYLFEGALGLPVFTGTPERGIGLAYMTGPTGGYLAGFMMAAIFAGYMADRGWGISALKAVAVSVMGTAIILLPGLLWLGVLFGWSFSLLETGLYPFVLGGLFKSLLVGLAVSGAWRLMRKSGD; encoded by the coding sequence ATGAGTCTCTATACGCACATCCGCAGGGAACATGCCGGCAATATCTTCTTTGAAATCGCCATTGCATTCGTTCTGACGCTGCTGATTGCCTTGGCTGCGAAGATCAGTGTTCCTTTTTATCCAGTGCCGATGACCATGCAGACCGCCGCGATTTTGGGAATCTCGTTGATCGTGGGGATGAAACGGGCGGCATTCGTTATCGGGCTTTATCTCTTTGAAGGAGCGCTCGGCCTTCCCGTATTCACGGGCACACCGGAGCGAGGGATCGGGCTTGCCTATATGACCGGGCCGACAGGCGGGTATCTGGCCGGGTTCATGATGGCGGCAATATTCGCCGGCTATATGGCGGATCGTGGCTGGGGCATATCTGCTTTGAAAGCCGTTGCCGTCTCCGTGATGGGAACAGCGATCATACTGCTGCCGGGTTTGCTTTGGCTCGGCGTGTTGTTCGGGTGGAGCTTTTCGCTTCTTGAAACGGGCCTGTATCCGTTTGTGCTGGGTGGTTTGTTTAAATCGTTGCTTGTCGGGTTGGCTGTCAGTGGTGCCTGGCGGTTGATGCGAAAATCTGGCGATTGA
- a CDS encoding TauD/TfdA family dioxygenase has translation MTDTQTDENQSVDITGLQVRRLSPALGAEISGVDLGAGVDDATFAAIHDALMEHQVIFFRDQDMSVERHLELAKRFGSPTYSKKLPKYDGNDFVSLIQSNGSKINVGGRWHTDNTDFKEPPMGAVLYCEETPNSGGDTLFASMYAAYDALSEGLKRHLDTLVAQHDNSLVVLRFAGTEFVGDKGLSVEAPVEHPVVRVHPVTGRRALYVNSSYTRRILDVPDVESRYLLNMLMEHVMTPDFQVRFEWRPGSVAIWDNRCTQHYAPNDYTEPRRMRRVQIDGDAPYGVS, from the coding sequence ATGACCGATACCCAAACAGATGAAAATCAGTCGGTTGATATAACAGGTCTTCAGGTGCGGCGTTTGTCGCCAGCACTTGGTGCGGAGATTTCCGGTGTCGATCTGGGCGCGGGTGTTGATGATGCGACGTTTGCCGCGATCCACGATGCCTTGATGGAACATCAGGTTATCTTCTTTCGTGACCAGGATATGTCTGTCGAGCGGCACCTCGAACTGGCAAAGCGTTTCGGCTCGCCGACATATTCGAAGAAACTGCCGAAGTATGACGGCAACGATTTTGTGTCACTGATTCAGAGCAACGGCAGCAAGATCAACGTCGGTGGCCGCTGGCACACTGACAATACCGATTTCAAAGAGCCGCCGATGGGCGCCGTTCTTTACTGCGAGGAAACGCCCAACTCCGGTGGCGATACCCTGTTTGCCAGCATGTATGCGGCTTACGACGCGCTGTCCGAGGGATTGAAGCGCCACCTCGACACCCTTGTTGCACAGCACGACAACAGTCTCGTTGTCCTGCGTTTTGCCGGCACCGAATTTGTCGGCGACAAGGGCTTGTCCGTTGAAGCGCCGGTCGAGCATCCGGTGGTGCGTGTGCATCCGGTGACCGGCCGCCGCGCGCTCTATGTCAATTCGTCCTATACCCGCCGCATTCTTGACGTGCCGGATGTGGAAAGCCGGTATCTGCTGAACATGCTGATGGAACACGTGATGACACCCGATTTTCAGGTTCGCTTCGAATGGCGCCCGGGCAGCGTTGCAATCTGGGACAATCGGTGCACGCAGCATTACGCGCCGAACGATTATACTGAACCCCGGAGGATGCGCCGTGTGCAGATTGATGGTGATGCGCCGTACGGCGTCAGCTGA
- a CDS encoding DUF2877 domain-containing protein: MIGSKVADSLRELVGGRVQAVFEKTFYIKSGTLLFCVGGADMVAGPINCITSVPSTVDWRVTGINNYTRVRGSSEIINVGGIFQFLLSNSSTWMPEFSAQPASIPLVTRGVDDFRRAVAGRDDIDGLGRFLISGYRPSNLQHICIAAEEALLDAGEWLSDAFQNSDQKSRDGLVWIDKLSGLGQGLTPSGDDVLGGVMIALHQLGETDLCRVLWHPIKRCTEENSNEISLAHLSAAASGSGSASIHHIIQAIMNGDTNGIHASIDTIAAIGHSSGWDIMTGVIITLEAWLSAHTEYEKT, encoded by the coding sequence GTGATCGGCAGCAAAGTTGCGGATTCATTGCGTGAACTTGTCGGCGGACGGGTACAGGCTGTTTTCGAAAAAACCTTCTATATAAAATCTGGAACCCTACTATTCTGTGTGGGTGGTGCAGACATGGTGGCTGGCCCGATAAACTGTATCACGTCGGTGCCCAGCACTGTTGATTGGAGGGTGACAGGGATTAATAATTACACGCGCGTCAGGGGCTCTTCGGAGATAATCAACGTTGGCGGAATTTTTCAATTCCTCCTGTCCAACTCGTCCACATGGATGCCCGAATTCAGTGCACAACCAGCCTCAATCCCGTTAGTTACGCGGGGCGTCGATGACTTTCGTCGCGCCGTTGCCGGCCGCGATGACATTGACGGTCTCGGGAGGTTTCTGATTTCCGGTTATCGGCCGAGCAACCTGCAACATATATGCATCGCTGCTGAAGAAGCACTGTTGGACGCTGGCGAATGGTTATCGGATGCATTTCAGAATTCGGATCAGAAATCGAGAGACGGGCTGGTTTGGATCGATAAACTGAGCGGACTTGGCCAAGGACTGACCCCATCAGGAGATGATGTTCTTGGTGGCGTGATGATTGCTCTGCATCAATTAGGCGAAACCGATTTGTGCCGGGTGCTTTGGCACCCGATCAAGCGGTGCACGGAAGAGAATAGCAATGAAATTTCATTGGCGCACTTGTCAGCAGCCGCGAGCGGGTCTGGAAGTGCCAGTATCCATCATATAATACAGGCAATTATGAACGGCGATACGAATGGGATCCATGCTTCTATCGATACTATCGCGGCCATTGGTCATTCCTCAGGCTGGGACATTATGACCGGCGTCATCATTACCCTTGAAGCGTGGCTCAGCGCGCATACAGAATATGAGAAAACATAA
- a CDS encoding gamma-glutamyltransferase family protein: protein MLETMRSYRGMVTAPHHLAARAGLRVLEDGGNAIEAMVAAAATITVVYPHMNSLGGDNFWLIHAPGKDVIGIDACGGAAAKADIEFYNSQGYETIPSRGKLAALTVAGAVSGWEAALRVSADWGGTMSLERLLEDAIYYAEDGVSVTRTLADNTRLKLGEMSDAPGFSDNFLVDGNLPEQGARFRQPRIATTLRRLAAAGLDDFYRGELARTVAADLERAGAPLRLDDLERHNAIQLKPLALDTFGHKVYNMPPPTQGLASLLLLGIYERLKVREAETFDYVHGLVESTKRAFRIRDCYVTDPAYMNVDPLEFLKAHRLDEMAADIDPAKAMTWPDASSKGDTVWLGAVDGEGRAVSFIQSIYWEFGSGTVLDETGITWQNRGTSFSLDPAHHNCLNPGRRPFHTIQPALARLSDGRVMPYGTMGGEGQPQTQAMIFSRHVLHGQELQQAVTAPRWLLGRTWGTETTNLRIENRFDPGVIRALANAGHDIEEVGAFDEVMGHAGALVHHPDGLIEGASDPRGDGQAAGF, encoded by the coding sequence ATGCTTGAAACAATGCGTTCATACAGGGGCATGGTTACCGCCCCTCATCATCTTGCAGCACGTGCGGGGCTGAGGGTTCTGGAAGATGGTGGGAATGCCATTGAGGCAATGGTTGCCGCTGCGGCAACGATCACCGTTGTTTATCCGCATATGAATTCCCTTGGCGGTGACAATTTTTGGCTTATCCATGCCCCGGGAAAAGACGTTATTGGTATTGATGCCTGCGGCGGCGCGGCGGCAAAAGCTGATATCGAATTCTATAACAGCCAAGGTTATGAAACCATCCCCTCGCGTGGCAAACTTGCCGCGTTGACCGTCGCGGGAGCCGTGTCGGGGTGGGAGGCAGCGCTGCGGGTCAGTGCCGATTGGGGTGGCACGATGTCATTGGAGCGCTTGCTCGAAGACGCTATTTATTATGCGGAAGATGGCGTTTCTGTTACCAGAACACTTGCCGATAACACCCGTTTGAAGTTAGGTGAAATGAGCGATGCGCCCGGATTTTCTGATAATTTTCTGGTTGACGGGAACTTACCGGAGCAGGGCGCGCGATTCCGTCAACCTCGTATCGCGACGACATTGCGACGGTTGGCCGCAGCCGGACTTGATGATTTTTACCGGGGTGAGTTGGCCCGCACTGTTGCCGCAGATTTAGAACGCGCCGGCGCCCCTTTGCGCTTAGATGATCTGGAGCGCCATAATGCCATTCAGCTCAAGCCTTTGGCTCTCGATACTTTCGGCCATAAAGTTTATAATATGCCGCCACCGACACAGGGCTTGGCATCATTGCTATTGCTTGGAATTTATGAGCGCCTGAAGGTCCGTGAGGCTGAAACTTTCGACTATGTGCACGGCCTCGTAGAATCGACTAAACGGGCTTTCCGGATTCGGGATTGCTACGTAACCGATCCGGCCTATATGAACGTCGATCCACTTGAATTTCTAAAAGCTCATCGTCTTGATGAGATGGCCGCAGATATAGATCCGGCAAAAGCCATGACTTGGCCAGATGCCTCATCGAAAGGCGATACTGTCTGGCTTGGTGCCGTCGACGGCGAAGGTCGTGCTGTAAGCTTTATTCAAAGTATTTACTGGGAATTCGGGTCCGGCACGGTGCTGGATGAGACAGGAATCACTTGGCAGAACCGAGGCACGAGTTTTTCACTCGACCCAGCTCATCACAATTGCCTGAATCCCGGGCGACGCCCATTCCACACCATCCAGCCTGCCTTGGCGCGCCTGTCCGATGGTCGGGTCATGCCATACGGCACCATGGGTGGCGAGGGTCAGCCTCAAACACAAGCCATGATCTTCTCACGTCATGTTCTTCACGGTCAGGAATTACAGCAGGCAGTGACCGCGCCGCGCTGGTTGCTTGGCCGGACATGGGGGACTGAAACCACAAATTTGCGTATTGAGAATCGATTTGATCCTGGGGTAATCCGAGCTCTTGCAAATGCTGGTCATGACATTGAGGAAGTGGGAGCTTTCGACGAAGTCATGGGCCATGCAGGGGCTTTGGTTCACCATCCAGATGGTCTGATAGAAGGTGCATCAGACCCGAGAGGGGATGGTCAGGCCGCCGGATTCTGA
- a CDS encoding XRE family transcriptional regulator has product MSVMETKSRDGLRQALGERVKRIRRRLGLTLQAAGAQTGLAASTLSKIENGQMSPTYENLVRIATGYHINIEELFAQGTPDIATARYAITRRGDGRPHSTPEYLYEMLCTSISQKRIIPIFATVKQHEFLGPETLGKHEGEEVVYVLSGKVAVHFEHYEPIVLDEGDCAYFDSTMGHSLISAGEADAKIFWVCTHIKQDEQENLSKD; this is encoded by the coding sequence ATGAGCGTAATGGAAACAAAATCACGGGACGGTTTGCGCCAAGCCCTCGGGGAGCGAGTCAAGCGAATCAGACGTCGGCTCGGCCTGACTCTTCAAGCCGCCGGCGCGCAGACCGGGCTGGCAGCATCCACGCTATCCAAGATCGAAAACGGCCAGATGTCGCCGACATACGAGAACCTCGTCCGTATCGCTACCGGTTATCATATCAATATCGAAGAGTTGTTCGCTCAGGGAACGCCAGACATTGCGACCGCCAGGTATGCGATAACCAGACGCGGAGACGGTCGCCCCCATTCCACCCCCGAGTATCTTTACGAAATGCTCTGCACTTCAATCTCGCAGAAACGGATCATCCCCATATTTGCGACCGTAAAACAGCACGAGTTTCTAGGGCCTGAAACACTTGGGAAACACGAGGGCGAAGAAGTGGTCTACGTGCTCTCAGGCAAAGTCGCCGTCCATTTCGAGCATTACGAGCCGATCGTCCTCGACGAAGGTGATTGCGCGTATTTCGATAGTACAATGGGCCATTCACTCATTTCGGCTGGTGAAGCGGATGCGAAGATTTTCTGGGTATGCACCCACATCAAACAGGACGAGCAGGAAAATTTATCAAAGGACTAG
- a CDS encoding ABC transporter substrate-binding protein, producing MSPFDSFIRFLPRKLRQSSRIALAAVTVFVSSAVWSTDVSAGKSDDTLNVALGSEIATLEYYMSSGRPAIFMSHHLFDTLLYKDAKSGEIVPALASSYEFTNDTTIEFTLRKGVKFHDGSDLTADDVVATLNRAADPKYGAVYQIAVKWIDRAEKLDDYKVRVTMKEPYPVALEWVAGFLPIYPSDYYEKVGKEGFALKPVGTGPYKLAAMDPGTHWRLERFADHYEGSPKGNAIKFIDMRVYPEVNTQLTGLMTKKIDFMWKFSADIAKRLEGRDGIDIKNASIMRINQIALNPAKGKPTSDIRVRRALNHAVNREAIMKSIIGGSSSVIATACNPVQFGCSTDVTSYSYDPKKAKALLKEAGYGEGMPLKVLVMKSGAVSRNMVEAVLADLAKVGVTADIETQQWAAARKKWINDEDDIMIASWGSWGIGDVAMITSEWFGSSSVNRTGDQKVVELLNVADRSTDRSVREEKYAQALKRIADQAYWIPLWTFNVNYALNDEVNFTLDADEIARFFNATWK from the coding sequence ATGTCACCTTTTGACAGTTTCATCCGTTTCCTGCCGCGAAAACTGAGGCAGTCTTCACGAATCGCACTTGCAGCGGTCACAGTCTTCGTGTCCTCCGCCGTGTGGTCAACGGACGTCAGCGCAGGAAAAAGCGATGATACGCTCAATGTTGCGCTGGGCTCCGAAATTGCGACGCTGGAATACTATATGTCATCCGGTAGGCCTGCGATCTTTATGTCGCATCACCTCTTCGATACGCTGCTCTATAAGGATGCGAAGAGCGGCGAAATCGTGCCCGCGCTCGCGTCGTCTTACGAATTCACGAACGATACGACGATCGAGTTTACGCTACGCAAAGGCGTGAAGTTCCACGATGGCAGCGACCTGACCGCGGATGACGTCGTTGCGACCTTGAACCGGGCTGCCGATCCGAAATACGGTGCCGTTTATCAGATCGCCGTTAAATGGATCGATCGCGCAGAAAAGCTTGATGACTACAAGGTCCGGGTGACGATGAAGGAACCTTATCCCGTCGCCCTGGAGTGGGTGGCCGGATTTCTTCCGATTTACCCAAGCGACTACTACGAAAAAGTCGGCAAGGAAGGTTTCGCCCTGAAGCCGGTGGGTACGGGGCCCTACAAGCTCGCCGCAATGGATCCCGGGACGCATTGGCGCCTCGAGCGGTTTGCAGACCATTACGAGGGCAGCCCTAAGGGTAACGCCATCAAGTTCATCGATATGCGTGTCTATCCGGAAGTCAACACGCAGCTCACCGGCCTGATGACTAAGAAGATCGACTTCATGTGGAAGTTCAGTGCCGACATCGCCAAGCGCCTCGAAGGGCGCGACGGAATCGACATCAAGAACGCGTCAATCATGAGGATCAACCAGATTGCGCTCAACCCGGCTAAAGGGAAGCCGACGAGTGATATCCGCGTGCGACGTGCGTTGAACCATGCCGTCAATCGTGAAGCGATCATGAAATCGATCATCGGCGGTAGCTCGTCGGTCATCGCGACCGCTTGCAATCCGGTACAGTTCGGTTGCTCGACCGACGTAACCAGCTATTCCTACGATCCTAAAAAAGCCAAGGCCCTTCTGAAGGAAGCGGGTTATGGCGAAGGGATGCCGTTGAAAGTGCTGGTCATGAAATCCGGCGCGGTGTCCCGCAACATGGTTGAGGCCGTGTTGGCCGATCTGGCCAAAGTGGGCGTGACTGCTGATATCGAGACTCAACAGTGGGCCGCGGCGCGGAAGAAATGGATAAACGACGAAGACGATATTATGATCGCATCGTGGGGGTCTTGGGGCATCGGCGATGTCGCGATGATCACCAGCGAATGGTTCGGTTCCAGCAGCGTGAACCGCACTGGCGACCAGAAGGTCGTTGAGCTCCTGAATGTCGCTGACCGTTCGACCGACCGAAGTGTACGTGAAGAAAAGTACGCGCAGGCGCTCAAGCGAATTGCGGATCAGGCCTACTGGATCCCGCTGTGGACGTTCAACGTGAACTACGCCCTCAATGATGAGGTGAATTTCACGCTCGACGCCGACGAGATCGCGCGTTTCTTCAACGCAACCTGGAAATAG
- a CDS encoding ABC transporter permease has protein sequence MLLFISKRMFLAVCVSLVVSAASFALLYVSGDPATSLLGPNATDDDIKHIQVLYGFDRPIWEQFFGWLARALQGDFGRSYFFQVPVHNVLLERLPTTLKLGLCAIVFALVVAIPLGVAAAAKPNSVFDRLSLILSVAGQAIPSFWFGLMLVVLFSVIWPILPSSGSETWRHFVLPTIVLGYYATPAVMRLTRSGMIEVLDSDYIRTARAKGLKKRRVLYVHALRNAVIPVVSLAAAQFGFMLAGSVVVESVFALQGAGMLAWESIIRGDLPTVQAIILIFSVTYVVLTFLADVLNAWLDPTIKV, from the coding sequence ATGTTGCTGTTCATATCCAAACGTATGTTTCTTGCGGTATGCGTGTCGCTCGTGGTTTCCGCCGCCAGCTTTGCGCTCCTGTACGTGTCCGGCGATCCGGCAACATCGCTCCTTGGCCCGAATGCGACCGACGACGACATCAAGCATATTCAGGTCCTGTACGGTTTCGACCGTCCGATATGGGAACAGTTTTTCGGCTGGCTTGCCCGGGCCTTGCAAGGAGATTTCGGGCGCAGCTATTTCTTTCAGGTGCCCGTCCACAACGTTTTGTTGGAACGCTTGCCGACAACACTGAAACTCGGTCTTTGCGCGATTGTCTTCGCGTTGGTTGTTGCAATACCCCTCGGTGTCGCCGCCGCGGCGAAGCCCAATAGTGTATTCGATCGTCTTTCCCTGATCTTATCGGTTGCGGGACAGGCTATTCCGAGCTTCTGGTTCGGATTGATGCTGGTTGTCCTGTTCAGCGTCATTTGGCCGATACTGCCGTCCTCCGGGTCCGAAACGTGGCGGCATTTTGTGCTGCCGACCATCGTGCTCGGGTACTATGCGACGCCCGCCGTGATGCGTCTTACTCGATCGGGCATGATCGAGGTCCTCGATTCTGATTATATCCGTACGGCGCGCGCCAAGGGCCTGAAGAAACGCCGGGTGCTCTATGTTCATGCATTGCGCAACGCCGTTATTCCCGTGGTCAGTCTGGCGGCCGCACAGTTCGGCTTCATGCTCGCGGGCTCCGTCGTGGTTGAGAGTGTCTTCGCATTGCAAGGAGCAGGCATGCTGGCATGGGAGTCAATCATCCGGGGCGATCTTCCCACGGTGCAAGCGATCATTTTGATCTTCTCAGTAACCTACGTCGTGCTCACGTTCCTCGCGGATGTCCTGAACGCGTGGCTCGACCCTACGATCAAGGTCTAG
- a CDS encoding ABC transporter permease: MTDAKLDMTIAEVTAPSPMTVLVQRALNHRGLLVGGSILLLIILAAVFAPLLSPYDPYEQNLLARTVPPIWSAQGTWEHVLGTDHVGRDYLSRLLYGAQISLLIGVAAAVISGVIGLTLGVIAGFFGGRVDTLVMFLITSRLATPVILVALAVVALIGSSLQTVIFVLGLLLWDRYALVIRSATMQIRSTDYVLAARAQGASNFRIIVSEILPNLTNSIIVVGTLEMAHAIILEAALSFLGLGVQPPLPSWGLMVSEGKEFILFEPWLITIPGVFLFLLVLSINLFGDGIRDVASPDGRN, translated from the coding sequence ATGACCGACGCAAAACTAGACATGACTATCGCAGAGGTGACTGCACCGAGTCCAATGACGGTCCTCGTTCAGCGTGCGCTGAACCACAGGGGCTTGTTGGTTGGGGGCTCGATCCTTCTGCTGATTATTCTCGCGGCCGTATTCGCGCCTTTGCTGTCGCCTTACGATCCCTATGAGCAAAATCTCCTGGCGCGTACTGTTCCGCCTATATGGTCCGCTCAGGGCACTTGGGAACATGTTCTCGGCACCGACCATGTGGGCCGAGATTATCTCTCCCGTTTGCTTTACGGAGCGCAGATTTCTCTGCTGATCGGCGTTGCCGCTGCCGTGATTTCCGGTGTGATCGGACTGACATTGGGTGTCATCGCAGGATTTTTCGGCGGTCGTGTCGATACGTTGGTAATGTTCCTGATCACGTCGCGTTTGGCCACGCCTGTCATTCTCGTCGCGCTTGCCGTCGTAGCTTTGATCGGCAGTTCGCTTCAGACCGTCATCTTCGTGCTAGGACTGTTGTTATGGGATCGTTATGCCCTGGTCATTCGCTCCGCGACGATGCAGATCCGTTCGACGGACTATGTGCTTGCAGCGCGTGCACAGGGCGCATCGAATTTCCGGATCATCGTCTCCGAAATTCTTCCCAACCTGACCAACAGCATCATCGTTGTTGGCACGTTGGAAATGGCACATGCCATTATCCTCGAGGCTGCACTTTCGTTCCTCGGCCTGGGCGTTCAGCCGCCTCTGCCGTCCTGGGGGCTGATGGTGTCGGAAGGAAAGGAATTTATCCTTTTCGAGCCGTGGCTGATTACCATACCGGGTGTATTCCTGTTTTTATTGGTGCTTTCCATCAACCTCTTTGGTGACGGCATCCGGGATGTTGCATCGCCGGACGGTCGGAATTGA